One window of Triticum dicoccoides isolate Atlit2015 ecotype Zavitan chromosome 5A, WEW_v2.0, whole genome shotgun sequence genomic DNA carries:
- the LOC119298321 gene encoding zinc finger protein ZAT7-like produces the protein MVSSMKQYRDQADAPSPLSLSLSLGVVADSSKKMHRGGADGEFVCKTCSRSFPSFQALGGHRTSHLRGRHCLALGLAAGSDQPGTKKTVDQKQAHRCHVCGIEFEMGQTLGGHMRRHREQEAGTTAQAPPVLLQLFL, from the coding sequence ATGGTTTCATCAATGAAGCAGTACAGAGATCAGGCCGATGCGCCCtcgcccctctccctctctctgtcccTGGGAGTCGTCGCCGACAGCAGCAAGAAGATGCACCGCGGCGGCGCGGACGGTGAGTTCGTGTGCAAGACGTGCAGCCGCTCCTTCCCGTCGTTCCAGGCTCTGGGAGGACACCGGACCAGCCACCTCCGTGGCCGCCACTGCCTCGCGCTCGGCCTCGCTGCGGGGTCCGATCAGCCGGGGACCAAGAAGACGGTGGACCAGAAGCAGGCGCACCGGTGCCACGTCTGCGGGATCGAGTTCGAGATGGGGCAGACGCTTGGCGGCCACATGCGCCGGCACCGCGAGCAGGAGGCCGGCACCACGGCGCAGGCGCCGCCCGTTCTGCTCCAGCTCTTCCTCTAG
- the LOC119298320 gene encoding zinc finger protein 1-like encodes MGAGMKHAREEEVLSLALSLRTDSSTSSADSAGAPARKRARRGRVVATSGEGEFVCKTCGRAFTTFQALGGHRTSHLRGRHGLELGVGVARAIKERQRQEDK; translated from the coding sequence ATGGGGGCGGGAATGAAGCACGCGAGGGAGGAGGAGGTACTGTCGCTGGCGCTGTCGCTGAGGACGGACTCCTCGACGTCGTCGGCCGACTCGGCCGGTGCACCGGCCAGGAAGAGGGCGCGGCGGGGAAGAGTGGTGGCCACGTCGGGGGAAGGGGAGTTCGTGTGCAAGACGTGCGGCCGCGCCTTTACGACGTTCCAGGCGCTCGGCGGCCACCGGACCAGCCACCTCCGGGGGCGCCACGGGCTGGAGCTCGGCGTCGGGGTCGCCAGGGCCATCAAGGAGCGGCAAAGGCAGGAGGACAAGTAG
- the LOC119298319 gene encoding zinc finger protein ZAT8-like, protein MVSSMKQYRDEADAPSSLSLSLSLGAVADRSSKKMRRGGADGEFVCKTCGRSFPSFQALGGHRTSHLRGRHGLALGLTSGPGTKKTTDEKRAHQCHVCGLEFEMGQALGGHMRRHREQESATTAQAPPVLLQLFV, encoded by the coding sequence ATGGTTTCGTCAATGAAGCAGTACAGAGATGAGGCCGATGCACCATcgtccctctccctctcgctctccctcggcgCCGTGGCCGACCGCAGCAGCAAGAAGATGCGCCGCGGCGGCGCGGACGGCGAGTTCGTGTGCAAGACGTGCGGCCGCTCGTTCCCGTCGTTCCAGGCGCTGGGCGGGCACCGGACAAGCCACCTCCGTGGCCGCCACGGCCTCGCGCTCGGCCTCACTTCCGGGCCGGGGACCAAGAAGACCACGGACGAGAAGCGGGCGCACCAGTGCCACGTCTGCGGGCTGGAGTTCGAGATGGGGCAGGCGCTCGGTGGCCACATGCGCCGGCACCGCGAGCAGGAGTCTGCCACCACGGCGCAGGCGCCGCCCGTTCTGCTCCAGCTCTTCGTCTAG
- the LOC119298322 gene encoding zinc finger protein ZAT8-like, protein MGVGMKRAREEEPVVSLALSLSTDSPTTSSTTSDNSTGVPAAAARKRTRRGRVVSTSGEGEFVCKTCGRAFETFQALGEHRTSHLRGRHGLELGVGVARAIKERKRQEDQQHDYHICGLGFETGQALGGHMRRHREEMAVRSGSAIDRWVALTDQEARHQDGADRPPVLLELFV, encoded by the coding sequence ATGGGAGTGGGGATGAAGCGCGCGAGGGAGGAGGAGCCAGTTGTGTCTCTGGCGCTGTCGCTCAGCACGGACTCTCCGACGACGTCCAGCACGACGTCGGACAACTCGACCGGTGTCCCGGCGGCGGCCGCCAGGAAGAGGACGCGGCGGGGGAGAGTTGTGTCCACGTCTGGGGAAGGGGAGTTCGTCTGCAAGACTTGCGGCCGGGCCTTCGAGACGTTCCAGGCGCTGGGCGAGCACCGGACCAGCCATCTGCGCGGCCGCCACGGGCTGGAGCTCGGTGTCGGCGTCGCCAGGGCCATCAAGGAGCGGAAGCGGCAGGAGGACCAGCAGCACGACTACCACATCTGCGGCCTCGGCTTCGAGACGGGCCAGGCGCTCGGCGGCCACATGCGCCGGCACCGCGAGGAGATGGCGGTCCGCAGCGGCAGCGCCATCGACCGGTGGGTCGCGCTGACGGATCAGGAGGCTAGGCACCAGGACGGcgccgaccggcctcccgtcttgcTGGAGCTGTTCGTCTAG
- the LOC119298317 gene encoding zinc finger protein ZAT8-like yields MGAGMKRAREEEPAVSLALSLSTDSSTSTTTSADSTGALAKAAAKKRARRGRVVATSGEGEFVCKTCGRAFETFQGLGGHRTSHLRGRHGLELGVGVARAITEQKRQEEKQQHDCHICGLGFETGQALGGHMRRHREEMALDRWVALSNQEAGHQAPADRLPVLLELFV; encoded by the coding sequence ATGGGAGCGGGGATGAAGCGCGCGAGGGAGGAGGAGCCAGCTGTGTCGCTGGCGCTCTCTCTCAGCACAGACTCCTCGACGTCCACCACCACCTCGGCCGACTCGACCGGTGCGCTGGCGAAGGCGGCCGCAAAGAAGAGGGCACGGCGGGGGAGGGTGGTGGCCACTTCGGGGGAGGGAGAGTTCGTCTGCAAGACTTGCGGCCGGGCCTTCGAGACGTTCCAGGGGCTGGGCGGGCACCGGACCAGCCACCTCCGTGGCCGCCACGGGCTGGAGCTCGGCGTAGGCGTCGCCAGGGCCATCACGGAGCAGAAAAGGCAAGAGGAAAAGCAGCAGCACGACTGCCACATCTGCGGGCTGGGCTTCGAGACGGGCCAGGCGCTCGGCGGCCACATGCGGCGGCACCGCGAGGAGATGGCGCTCGACCGGTGGGTCGCGCTGTCGAATCAGGAGGCGGGGCACCAGGCCCCCGCCGACCGGCTACCGGTCTTGCTTGAGCTGTTCGTCTAG